A stretch of the Uranotaenia lowii strain MFRU-FL chromosome 3, ASM2978415v1, whole genome shotgun sequence genome encodes the following:
- the LOC129756697 gene encoding H(+)/Cl(-) exchange transporter 7 isoform X1, which produces MHIDNMSQKVQLVNDRTDSTDDESDNENVPNGNTDYTVRIPSHGAQASGSGSNVRRRKESKLQYESLDYDVCENVLWQQEHQKIERRFTVRKDFARWIISMKIGIGTALVACLINIVIDVVSRYKYGFLKHQVDKNVINGDLSIPYLYWVLLNVVPVMVGSSLVAYVEPVAAGSGIPQVKCYLNGVKIPRIVRIKTLAVKAVGVATSVIGGLAGGKEGPMIHSGAVIAAGLSQGKSTTFQKDLKVFEYFRDDHEKRDFVVSGAAAGVAAAFGAPIGGILFSLEEAASFWNQALIWRTFFASIISSFTLNIVLSAYHGLDSFRYRGLFNLGEFEPLPFEYFELPIFMLMGVFGGLSGAFWNSVNTKINIFRAHFIKYRWAKVLEAAFVAAIGATCACAMAYSINDCRPLGNDPTETPVQLFCEDNEYNAAAALWFQTPEATVKALFHDPPGSHRILTLVIYVLIYYPLSCITYGLSVSLGIFIPTLLVGAAWGRLTASFIVLAFPNSIVFVNPGKYALIGAAAQLGGVVRMTLSLSVILLETTGNIGFVFPIIITLMSAKWSGDYFNEGIYDTQIKTSKVPMLPWHVEPKLQNDFAERIMNPAVVCVRRREPVGYIIDILENTTHNGFPVIEDDGNGNRENGKLIGLILRSQLVVILKRSMYVETERFWKDIVTIQDFRKEYPRYPNIDDLNINEDKLLKNYTIDMSMFMNSSPYSVRPETSVPRIFQLFRALGLRHLVVVNLENRIQGIITRKDFLQESH; this is translated from the exons ATGCATATAGATAACATGTCTCAAAAAGTGCAGCTGGTGAATGATCGCACAGACTCAACTGACGACGAAAGCGATAATGAGAACGTTCCCAATGGAAAT ACGGATTACACGGTTCGAATCCCGTCACATGGAGCACAAGCGAGTGGCAGTGGGAGCAACGTGAGGCGACGCAAAGAAAGTAAACTGCAGTACGAG agtcTCGATTACGATGTTTGCGAGAACGTGTTGTGGCAGCAGGAGCACCAAAAAATCGAACGGCGCTTTACGGTGCGGAAGGACTTTGCCCGATGGATTATCTCCATGAAGATTGGCATAGGGACGGCACTGGTGGCCTGTTTGATTAATATTGTAATCGATGTGGTATCGCGATACAAATATGGGTTTCTGAAGCATCAGGTCgataaaaatgtaataaatggGGACCTCAGTATACCTTATTTGTATTGGGTACTGCTCAATGTGGTTCCGGTTATGGTGGGATCCAGTTTGGTGGCCTATGTGGAACCTGTAGCGGCTGGAAGTGGGATACCTCAGGTCAAGTGTTACCTGAATGGTGTGAAGATACCGAGGATTGTGCGGATTAAAACTTTGGCGGTGAAGGCCGTCGGTGTGGCGACTTCCGTTATTGGAGGCCTGGCAGGAGGTAAGGAAGGGCCGATGATTCATAGCGGAGCTGTGATAGCCGCTGGATTGTCCCAGGGAAAGAGTACCACTTTCCAAAAGGATCTTAAGGTGTTTGAATACTTTCGTGATGATCACGAAAAGAGAGATTTTGTAGTGAGCGGAGCAGCTGCGGGAGTTGCCGCTGCTTTTGGCGCTCCCATTGGAGGGATTCTGTTCTCGCTGGAAGAAGCTGCGAGTTTCTGGAACCAAGCTCTGATTTGGAGAACTTTCTTCGCCTCGATTATAAGTTCGTTCACGTTGAACATTGTGCTATCGGCCTATCATGGTTTGGATAGTTTTCGCTATCGAGGTTTGTTCAATTTGGGCGAGTTTGAACCTTTACCTTTCGAATATTTCGAGTTGCCAATTTTTATGCTGATGGGAGTTTTCGGAGGACTTTCCGGAGCATTTTGGAACAGTGTGAACACGAAGATCAACATTTTTAGAGCACACTTTATCAAGTACCGTTGGGCGAAAGTATTGGAGGCAGCATTCGTTGCTGCCATTGGAGCAACTTGTGCCTGTGCTATGGCTTATTCCATCAACGATTGTCGCCCACTAGGAAACGATCCCACGGAAACACCGGTTCAGTTGTTCTGCGAGGACAACGAGTACAATGCAGCGGCAGCCCTTTGGTTTCAAACTCCGGAAGCAACGGTGAAAGCACTGTTCCATGACCCACCGGGATCTCACAGAATTCTTACGTTGGTCATCTACGTGCTTATTTATTATCCGCTCTCTTGCATCACCTACGGGCTGAGTGTATCGCTCGGTATCTTCATACCGACCCTGCTAGTCGGAGCGGCCTGGGGAAGGTTGACAGCGTCCTTTATAGTTTTGGCGTTTCCCAATTCGATC GTTTTCGTCAACCCGGGCAAGTACGCACTGATCGGAGCTGCCGCTCAGCTTGGAGGTGTAGTGAGAATGACGCTCAGTTTGAGTGTCATCCTGTTGGAAACCACCGGCAATATTGGCTTCGTGTTCCCCATCATCATCACCCTGATGTCGGCCAAATGGAGCGGCGACTATTTCAACGAAGGAATCTACGACACTCAAATCAAAACTTCGAAGGTGCCAATGTTGCCGTGGCACGTGGAACCAAAGCTGCAGAACGATTTTGCCGAACGGATTATGAACCCGGCGGTCGTTTGCGTTCGACGACGAGAACCGGTCGGTTACATTATTGATATTTTGGAAAATACTACTCACAACGGGTTCCCCGTCATCGAAGACGATGGAAAT GGTAATCGTGAAAACGGAAAACTTATCGGTCTGATATTGCGCTCTCAGTTGGTTGTTATCTTGAAGCGCAGCATGTACGTCGAAACCGAGCGTTTCTGGAAGGATATTGTAACCATACAAGATTTCAGGAAAGAATACCCACGATATCCCAATATTGAT GATCTAAACATCAACGAGGATAAGCTGTTGAAAAACTACACCATTGATATGAGCATGTTCATGAATTCATCTCCGTACAGCGTTCGCCCAGAGACTTCGGTACCAcgaattttccaacttttccgTGCCCTAGGGCTTCGGCATCTGGTAGTAGTAAACTTGGAAAATCGTATCCAGGGCATCATCACACGAAAAGATTTCCTCCAGGAATCGCACTag
- the LOC129756697 gene encoding H(+)/Cl(-) exchange transporter 7 isoform X2, translating to MIAQTQLTTKAIMRTFPMEMYVASPTDYTVRIPSHGAQASGSGSNVRRRKESKLQYESLDYDVCENVLWQQEHQKIERRFTVRKDFARWIISMKIGIGTALVACLINIVIDVVSRYKYGFLKHQVDKNVINGDLSIPYLYWVLLNVVPVMVGSSLVAYVEPVAAGSGIPQVKCYLNGVKIPRIVRIKTLAVKAVGVATSVIGGLAGGKEGPMIHSGAVIAAGLSQGKSTTFQKDLKVFEYFRDDHEKRDFVVSGAAAGVAAAFGAPIGGILFSLEEAASFWNQALIWRTFFASIISSFTLNIVLSAYHGLDSFRYRGLFNLGEFEPLPFEYFELPIFMLMGVFGGLSGAFWNSVNTKINIFRAHFIKYRWAKVLEAAFVAAIGATCACAMAYSINDCRPLGNDPTETPVQLFCEDNEYNAAAALWFQTPEATVKALFHDPPGSHRILTLVIYVLIYYPLSCITYGLSVSLGIFIPTLLVGAAWGRLTASFIVLAFPNSIVFVNPGKYALIGAAAQLGGVVRMTLSLSVILLETTGNIGFVFPIIITLMSAKWSGDYFNEGIYDTQIKTSKVPMLPWHVEPKLQNDFAERIMNPAVVCVRRREPVGYIIDILENTTHNGFPVIEDDGNGNRENGKLIGLILRSQLVVILKRSMYVETERFWKDIVTIQDFRKEYPRYPNIDDLNINEDKLLKNYTIDMSMFMNSSPYSVRPETSVPRIFQLFRALGLRHLVVVNLENRIQGIITRKDFLQESH from the exons ATGATCGCACAGACTCAACTGACGACGAAAGCGATAATGAGAACGTTCCCAATGGAAATGTACGTAGCATCACCT ACGGATTACACGGTTCGAATCCCGTCACATGGAGCACAAGCGAGTGGCAGTGGGAGCAACGTGAGGCGACGCAAAGAAAGTAAACTGCAGTACGAG agtcTCGATTACGATGTTTGCGAGAACGTGTTGTGGCAGCAGGAGCACCAAAAAATCGAACGGCGCTTTACGGTGCGGAAGGACTTTGCCCGATGGATTATCTCCATGAAGATTGGCATAGGGACGGCACTGGTGGCCTGTTTGATTAATATTGTAATCGATGTGGTATCGCGATACAAATATGGGTTTCTGAAGCATCAGGTCgataaaaatgtaataaatggGGACCTCAGTATACCTTATTTGTATTGGGTACTGCTCAATGTGGTTCCGGTTATGGTGGGATCCAGTTTGGTGGCCTATGTGGAACCTGTAGCGGCTGGAAGTGGGATACCTCAGGTCAAGTGTTACCTGAATGGTGTGAAGATACCGAGGATTGTGCGGATTAAAACTTTGGCGGTGAAGGCCGTCGGTGTGGCGACTTCCGTTATTGGAGGCCTGGCAGGAGGTAAGGAAGGGCCGATGATTCATAGCGGAGCTGTGATAGCCGCTGGATTGTCCCAGGGAAAGAGTACCACTTTCCAAAAGGATCTTAAGGTGTTTGAATACTTTCGTGATGATCACGAAAAGAGAGATTTTGTAGTGAGCGGAGCAGCTGCGGGAGTTGCCGCTGCTTTTGGCGCTCCCATTGGAGGGATTCTGTTCTCGCTGGAAGAAGCTGCGAGTTTCTGGAACCAAGCTCTGATTTGGAGAACTTTCTTCGCCTCGATTATAAGTTCGTTCACGTTGAACATTGTGCTATCGGCCTATCATGGTTTGGATAGTTTTCGCTATCGAGGTTTGTTCAATTTGGGCGAGTTTGAACCTTTACCTTTCGAATATTTCGAGTTGCCAATTTTTATGCTGATGGGAGTTTTCGGAGGACTTTCCGGAGCATTTTGGAACAGTGTGAACACGAAGATCAACATTTTTAGAGCACACTTTATCAAGTACCGTTGGGCGAAAGTATTGGAGGCAGCATTCGTTGCTGCCATTGGAGCAACTTGTGCCTGTGCTATGGCTTATTCCATCAACGATTGTCGCCCACTAGGAAACGATCCCACGGAAACACCGGTTCAGTTGTTCTGCGAGGACAACGAGTACAATGCAGCGGCAGCCCTTTGGTTTCAAACTCCGGAAGCAACGGTGAAAGCACTGTTCCATGACCCACCGGGATCTCACAGAATTCTTACGTTGGTCATCTACGTGCTTATTTATTATCCGCTCTCTTGCATCACCTACGGGCTGAGTGTATCGCTCGGTATCTTCATACCGACCCTGCTAGTCGGAGCGGCCTGGGGAAGGTTGACAGCGTCCTTTATAGTTTTGGCGTTTCCCAATTCGATC GTTTTCGTCAACCCGGGCAAGTACGCACTGATCGGAGCTGCCGCTCAGCTTGGAGGTGTAGTGAGAATGACGCTCAGTTTGAGTGTCATCCTGTTGGAAACCACCGGCAATATTGGCTTCGTGTTCCCCATCATCATCACCCTGATGTCGGCCAAATGGAGCGGCGACTATTTCAACGAAGGAATCTACGACACTCAAATCAAAACTTCGAAGGTGCCAATGTTGCCGTGGCACGTGGAACCAAAGCTGCAGAACGATTTTGCCGAACGGATTATGAACCCGGCGGTCGTTTGCGTTCGACGACGAGAACCGGTCGGTTACATTATTGATATTTTGGAAAATACTACTCACAACGGGTTCCCCGTCATCGAAGACGATGGAAAT GGTAATCGTGAAAACGGAAAACTTATCGGTCTGATATTGCGCTCTCAGTTGGTTGTTATCTTGAAGCGCAGCATGTACGTCGAAACCGAGCGTTTCTGGAAGGATATTGTAACCATACAAGATTTCAGGAAAGAATACCCACGATATCCCAATATTGAT GATCTAAACATCAACGAGGATAAGCTGTTGAAAAACTACACCATTGATATGAGCATGTTCATGAATTCATCTCCGTACAGCGTTCGCCCAGAGACTTCGGTACCAcgaattttccaacttttccgTGCCCTAGGGCTTCGGCATCTGGTAGTAGTAAACTTGGAAAATCGTATCCAGGGCATCATCACACGAAAAGATTTCCTCCAGGAATCGCACTag